From the Carya illinoinensis cultivar Pawnee chromosome 4, C.illinoinensisPawnee_v1, whole genome shotgun sequence genome, one window contains:
- the LOC122308095 gene encoding 40S ribosomal protein S30 yields the protein MGKVHGSLARAGKVRGQTPKVAKQDKKKKPRGRAHKRMQYNRRFVTAVVGFGKKRGPNSSEK from the exons ATGG gtAAGGTACACGGATCTCTGGCTCGGGCCGGTAAAGTGAGAGGCCAAACTCCCAAAGTGGCCAAGCAagacaagaagaagaaacccCGTGGACGCGCCCACAAACGCATGCAATATAATCGCCGATTTGTCACCGCTG TTGTTGGATTCGGCAAGAAGAGGGGACCCAACTCGTCGGAGAAGTGA
- the LOC122308094 gene encoding IAA-amino acid hydrolase ILR1-like 4, with amino-acid sequence MVVSTLNYLPQSTLYLSKNNLTNVPRLRCRYTHRPNLRILFQIQSQVPVTFPRKFMGFSKWISLVFILHASLALPVFSKSSLSPEDLAQIPVNFLDFAKRPELSEWMVDIRRKIHENPELGFQEFETSKFIRAELDQMGIAYKYPFAETGVLGYIGTGLPPFVAIRADMDALAIQESVEWEYKSKVPGKMHACGHDAHISMVLGAARILQEHRYELQGTVVLVFQPAEEGGGGAKKMLDDGALERVDAIFGLHVSSSFPIGAVASRSGPLLAASGFFEAVISGKGGHAAIPQHTIDPILAASNVVVSLQHLVSREADPLDSQVVTVAKFEGGGAFNVIPDSVTIGGTFRAFSKESFIQLKHRIEEVITKQASVQRCNATVIFNENEKPFFPVTVNDKDLHKYFREVAGDMLGTQNVKEMQPLMGSEDFSFYTEVIPGYFFFIGMKNETQGQFEQGHSPYFRVNEDVLPYGAALHASLAMRYLLEKQPKANPPKGSFRDEL; translated from the exons ATGGTAGTTTCCACTTTAAACTACTTACCGCAGTCCACCCTCTACCTAAGCAAAAACAATTTAACAAATGTCCCTCGGCTTCGCTGCCGTTATACACATCGACCAAACCTCCGCATTCTCTTCCAGATTCAATCTCAAGTACCTGTGACTTTCCCCCGGAAATTCATGGGTTTCTCCAAATGGATCTCTCTGGTTTTCATTCTTCATGCGTCTCTTGCACTACCCGTTTTTTCAAAGTCCTCTCTGAGCCCCGAAGATTTAGCTCAAATCCCAGTGAACTTCCTTGACTTTGCGAAAAGGCCAGAGCTTTCTGAATGGATGGTGGATATTAGGAGGAAGATACACGAGAACCCAGAACTTGGGTTTCAGGAATTTGAGACCAGTAAGTTTATCAGAGCTGAGCTTGACCAGATGGGAATTGCCTACAAATACCCATTTGCTGAAACAGGTGTTCTTGGCTATATCGGAACCGGTTTACCGCCTTTTGTCGCCATTCGAGCGGATATGGATGCTCTCGCTATTCAG GAGAGTGTAGAGTGGGAGTACAAAAGTAAAGTTCCTGGGAAGATGCATGCATGTGGGCATGATGCCCATATTTCCATGGTTCTTGGTGCTGCAAGGATTCTTCAAGAGCATCGCTACGAGTTACAG GGAACGGTTGTCCTTGTTTTCCAACCAGCTGAGGAAGGAGGTGGTGGAGCAAAGAAAATGTTAGATGATGGAGCACTGGAGCGTGTTGATGCCATTTTTGGGCTgcatgtttcttcttctttccctaTTGGTGCAGTGGCTTCCAGGTCTGGACCTCTATTGGCCGCGAGTGGTTTCTTTGAGGCAGTAATTAGTGGAAAGGGAGGTCATGCAGCCATTCCCCAGCACACAATAGACCCAATCTTAGCAGCTTCCAATGTAGTTGTCAGTTTGCAACATCTTGTTTCCCGGGAAGCTGATCCCTTGGATTcacag GTAGTTACTGTTGCTAAGTTTGAAGGAGGTGGCGCATTCAATGTTATTCCAGATTCTGTTACAATTGGTGGAACTTTCAGGGCATTTTCAAAAGAAAGCTTTATCCAACTTAAACATAGAATTGAAGAG GTCATCACAAAACAAGCCAGCGTACAAAGGTGCAATGCAACTgtcatttttaatgaaaatgaaaagccCTTTTTCCCAGTGACTGTAAATGACAAAGATCTGCACAAGTACTTTCGGGAAGTTGCAGGGGACATGCTAGGCACCCAGAATGTAAAAGAAATGCAACCACTGATGGGATCAGAAGACTTCTCATTTTATACGGAGGTGATTCCAGGATACTTCTTCTTCATTGGGATGAAGAATGAGACTCAAGGACAGTTCGAACAAGGGCATTCCCCATATTTTAGGGTCAATGAGGATGTGCTTCCATATGGAGCCGCACTACACGCGTCATTAGCCATGAGGTACCTCCTTGAAAAACAACCCAAAGCTAATCCACCAAAGGGGAGCTTTCGTGATGAACTGTGA